The proteins below come from a single Rosa rugosa chromosome 2, drRosRugo1.1, whole genome shotgun sequence genomic window:
- the LOC133731949 gene encoding zinc finger protein ZAT12-like → MKRGREDDQTLDLVSCLMLLSKVGQNDSSPIKKQKTLDRAFVCKTCNREFSSFQALGGHRASHNKPKLMAGNGASDLLQLAQSSPSSPAKPKTHECPICGLEFAIGQALGGHMRRHRDVMTSAAADRVRAAAVPLLKKSTSSKWVSCLDLDLNLAPPGYQRHYDLTKLQLIS, encoded by the coding sequence ATGAAGAGAGGCAGAGAAGATGATCAGACCCTGGATTTGGTTAGTTGCTTGATGCTGTTATCCAAAGTCGGCCAAAATGATTCATCCCCAATTAAAAAACAGAAGACCTTGGATCGTGCCTTTGTTTGCAAGACGTGTAACCGCGAGTTCTCCTCGTTCCAAGCCCTCGGAGGTCACAGAGCGAGTCACAACAAACCAAAACTAATGGCCGGAAATGGTGCCTCCGACCTCTTACAGTTAGCACAGTCATCACCGAGCTCCCCGGCCAAGCCCAAGACCCACGAGTGTCCCATCTGCGGGCTTGAATTCGCGATCGGGCAAGCGCTTGGGGGTCACATGAGGAGACACAGGGATGTCATGACTTCCGCTGCTGCGGATCGGGTTCGGGCGGCAGCGGTGCCGCTGTTGAAAAAATCAACTAGTAGTAAATGGGTGTCATGCTTGGATCTGGATTTGAATTTGGCACCACCGGGATATCAACGTCATTACGATTTGACGAAGCTGCAGTTGATTTCTTGA
- the LOC133730437 gene encoding uncharacterized protein LOC133730437, which produces MKRRRRSSPPEPLPLLALTPVKEEDDPRTNWQLVTAASERYGLPDGWCVEEIPRRFSRSRPARVDRYFIEPDTGQKFRSLVAVHRYLTGGQVDTHATMQFKPHTMRCSSSFVLPDGWEIEEKPRKNTNTGHSDKYYIEPGTGRRFRSLVAVERYLTEENEHTPLQALIPANKLILSSGSSSQKKKIRSLKFVSKNSSHSNPADHFSSPKKEILPEISRPSQLNISSPPTKVKWVLVGPGGNNWNPFMDDSRVADSVKQKWSEIFKSSIYDENIKAPFVYVEIRKILLYTNSSVSTQIMNTPKSSSPEPIPLMTVTPAKEEDQPRSSRQLQLVTASRFGLPDGWSVEERPRRSSQTVDKYYIELDTGLKFRSLAAARRYLTDGQIDTRTRREKSGSQSTMQSFRRSSSFTLPDGWEIEERQRKNTNSSHSDKYYIEPGTGKRFRSLISVERYLTEEIEHTPLQALMPANKSNLSSSSGSQKKKIRSLELMSKHSPCSNECYNSTLDAMRLNTYSIPEKHSSSPKKSFSGETSRPSELTNCSPPTKVKWVLAGPGGNMWNPFIDDSRVADSVKQMWSEIFKSSIYNENAKAPRS; this is translated from the exons ATGAAGAGGAGGAGAAGATCATCACCACCGGAGCCACTCCCGCTTCTGGCATTGACGCCGGTGAAAGAAGAAGACGACCCCAGAACAAATTGGCAGTTGGTGACCGCTGCTTCTGAGCGCTACGGACTCCCAGATGGTTGGTGCGTTGAGGAAATCCCCCGTCGCTTTAGCCGCTCCCGTCCCGCCCGAGTTGAcagg TATTTCATTGAGCCTGACACGGGACAGAAGTTTCGTTCGCTAGTAGCTGTCCACAGATATCTAACAGGTGGACAAGTTGATACACATGCCACT ATGCAATTTAAACCACACACCATGAGGTGTAGTTCTTCCTTTGTACTACCAGATGGTTGGGAAATTGAGGAAAAGCCACGAAAGAATACTAATACTGGTCACAGTGACAAG TATTATATTGAGCCAGGAACTGGAAGGCGGTTCCGTTCTTTAGTAGCTGTTGAGAGATACCTAACAGAAGAAAATGAACACACTCCACTTCAGGCATTGATACCTGCCAATAAGTTGATT CTTTCAAGTGGATCCAGCAGCCAGAAGAAAAAGATTCGGTCCCTGAAATTTGTTTCTAAGAATTCATCACATTCAAAC CCTGCAGATCATTTTAGTAGTCCCAAGAAAGAAATTCTCCCAGAAATCAGTAGACCTTCGCAGCTCAATATTAGCAGCCCACCAACAAAAGTTAAATGGGTCCTCGTTGGTCCTGGGGGGAATAATTGGAACCCCTTCATGGATGATTCTAGAGTCGCCGATTCTGTAAAGCAAAAGTGGTCTGAGATTTTCAAATCATCCATCTATGACGAAAACATTAAGGCACCGT TTGTGTATGTTGAAATACGAAAAATTCTTCTTTACACCAATAGT AGTGTCAGCACCCAaatcatgaacacacccaaatcaTCATCGCCGGAGCCAATTCCGCTGATGACGGTGACTCCGGCGAAGGAAGAAGACCAACCCAGAAGCTCTAGGCAACTGCAATTGGTCACTGCTTCGCGCTTTGGACTCCCAGATGGTTGGTCTGTTGAGGAAAGGCCTCGTCGCTCCAGCCAAACAGTTGACAAG TATTACATTGAGCTTGACACGGGACTGAAATTTCGTTCACTGGCAGCTGCCCGCAGATACCTAACAGATGGGCAAATTGATACACGTACCAGGAGAGAAAAATCAGGCAGTCAAAGCACA ATGCAATCCTTCAGGAGAAGTTCTTCCTTCACACTACCAGATGGTTGGGAAATTGAGGAAAGGCAGCGAAAGAATACTAATTCTAGTCATAGTGACAAG TATTATATTGAGCCAGGGACTGGAAAGCGGTTTCGTTCTTTAATATCTGTTGAGAGATACCTAACAGAAGAAATTGAACACACTCCACTTCAGGCATTGATGCCTGCCAATAAGTCTAAT CTTTCAAGTAGTTCTGGCagtcagaagaagaaaatccgGTCCCTGGAATTAATGTCTAAGCATTCACCATGTTCGAATGAATGTTATAATAGCACACTCGATGCAATGAGGCTCAACACTTATTCTATA CCTGAAAAGCATTCTAGTTCTCCAAAGAAAAGTTTTTCTGGGGAGACGAGTAGACCCTCAGAGCTCACTAATTGCAGCCCACCAACAAAAGTTAAATGGGTTCTCGCCGGTCCTGGGGGGAATATGTGGAACCCCTTCATAGATGACTCTAGGGTCGCTGATTCTGTAAAGCAAATGTGGTCTGAGATTTTCAAGTCATCAATCTATAACGAAAACGCAAAGGCACCAAGGTCTTAA